Proteins encoded by one window of Thunnus thynnus chromosome 3, fThuThy2.1, whole genome shotgun sequence:
- the si:ch211-286b5.5 gene encoding guanine nucleotide-binding protein G(I)/G(S)/G(O) subunit gamma-5, whose protein sequence is MSNNNASNNLIIAQRAVKQLRLEASIRRIKVSQAAADLRNFCLQNASKDPLLVGVPSSDNPFRPPKSCSLF, encoded by the exons ATGTCCAACAACAACGCCAGCAACAACTTAATCATCGCTCAGAGGGCCGTGAAGCAGCTCCGGTTAGAGGCCAGTATCCGGAGGATCAAG GTGTCccaggctgctgctgatctCAGAAACTTCTGTCTGCAAAATGCCTCCAAGGACCCTCTCCTGGTCGGGGTCCCCTCCAGTGATAATCCCTTCCGACCCCCCAAGTCCTGCTCCCTGTTCTGA